In the Helianthus annuus cultivar XRQ/B chromosome 11, HanXRQr2.0-SUNRISE, whole genome shotgun sequence genome, one interval contains:
- the LOC110930961 gene encoding alpha/beta-gliadin clone PW1215-like encodes MDPSNPNNTNNPNNPPQTPWTTPGDPMWANPQFSFTSYNQVPNAFNQLPQTPIPNTFTQLSQTPNPNAFTQLPQTPQPTSLFQLQQIQFQQQYQQQFKTLQQSRSRPIHTKVQSQPTPDTPSLDDLDDIAFVPETQTQSSKKNM; translated from the coding sequence ATGGATCCAAGCAACCCGAACAACACAAACAACCCGAACAACCCGCCACAAACCCCGTGGACGACACCCGGTGATCCGATGTGGGCGAATCCACAATTTTCTTTTACAAGCTACAATCAAGTTCCTAATGCGTTCAACCAACTCCCTCAAACCCCGATTCCTAACACGTTCACGCAACTCTCTCAAACCCCGAATCCTAACGCGTTCACGCAACTCCCTCAAACCCCGCAACCTACTAGTTTATTTCAACTTCAACAAATCCAATTTCAACAACAATATCAGCAACAATTTAAAACGCTCCAACAAAGCCGAAGTCGGCCTATTCATACGAAAGTCCAATCACAACCGACACCCGATACCCCTTCGTTAGACGATTTGGATGACATTGCCTTTGTACCCGAAACCCAAACTCAAAGTTCTAAGAAAAATATGTAG
- the LOC110931002 gene encoding putative pentatricopeptide repeat-containing protein At1g12700, mitochondrial: MGDSKLNSDIVVHNILIDGAGKCGKVDIARVLLQGLIDKGLQLNVRTYNVRSVVFVGKNKHYDDVKMLLKEMDDGRGYSLDASTLSLFIDQIAAGSLDRSMLKLLAIIFVLRANIASEFSSSWAKL; the protein is encoded by the exons atgGGTGATAGCAAGCTTAATTCTGATATTGTTGTGCACAATATCCTCATTGATGGTGCAGGAAAATGTGGGAAAGTGGATATTGCGAGGGTTCTTCTCCAAGGTCTAATTGACAAAGGCTTGCAACTTAATGTTCGTACATATAACGTGAGATCAGTGGTTTTTGTCGGGAAG AACAAGCACTATGATGATGTAAAGATGCTTTTAAAGGAAATGGATGATGGAAGAGGTTACTCACTTGATGCTTCGACTTTATCATTATTTATAGATCAGATAGCAGCTGGTTCTTTAGATAGAAGTATGCTTAAGTTGTTAG CCATTATCTTTGTGCTGCGGGCTAACATTGCTTCTGAATTCTCATCATCATGGGCGAAGCTTTGA
- the LOC110930993 gene encoding putative pentatricopeptide repeat-containing protein At1g12700, mitochondrial — protein sequence MMNTTNSVLHAFRGNSITNSPFLSFQLGLQYGTHSHVIDKITNLNDALNLFDEMSQRRPLPSIVMFTQLLNAVTKMKHFPSSLHLFNQMCSLGVPVNEYSMSIAIKCCCQLYRTKDGFAVLGSCFRRAIAPNVFIFNALLDGLVLEDKILEAENLFKKLIKQKLCEPYVVTYNTMIKGLCKFGNNVTAVALLRLMEQTNCKPDIFTYNTIIDSLFKDKMIDDAFKLFKEMVSYKGILPDVITYNSLICGLCKLGRWDEASKLLKEMEDENISPDVQTFNVLADAFCKEGKVEEAEAVINIMVARGKAPDLVTYNSLIDGYCLRGEMIKAREIFDSITHRGLVPDVVTYNSLLNGYCKNRNIEEAMQMFPQMTRQGLKPNVVTYNTMLQGLFQVGRCVDAHKLFDEMHAQGLIPDQCTYRIILEGLCNNRQAEEALSLFHLLGDSKLNSDIVVYNILIDGAGKYGKVDIARVLFQGLIDKGLQPNVRTCTVMISGFCQEGLLGEAKLLFLKMDESGCPPNDVTYRVLLQGYLKNQHYDDVVMLLQEMDDRGYTLDASTLTLLIDQIAAGSLDRSMLKLFGKLVPKELMDDPSLCDWESVTPLSQDKMMDDAFKLFKEMVFEKGILPNVITYTSVIHGLCNLGRWDEASKLLEEMEDDFSRCTYL from the exons ATGATGAATACCACAAACTCTGTTCTTCATGCTTTCAGAGGTAATTCTATTACCAACTCCCCTTTCTTATCTTTCCAGTTAGGTTTGCAATACGGTACTCACTCGCATGTGATTGATAAAATTACCAACTTGAATGATGCACTCAACCTGTTCGATGAAATGTCACAGAGACGCCCTTTGCCATCTATTGTTATGTTCACTCAGTTGTTGAATGCTGTTACTAAAATGAAACATTTTCCCTCTTCTCTTCATCTTTTCAACCAAATGTGTTCTCTTGGTGTCCCTGTTAATGAATATTCTATGAGCATTGCAATCAAGTGTTGTTGTCAGTTGTATCGCACCAAAGACGGTTTCGCAGTCCTAGGAAGCTGCTTTAGGCGAGCTATTGCACCCAATGTCTTCATATTTAATGCACTCTTAGACGGACTCGTCCTCGAAGATAAGATTCTTGAAGCAGAGAATCTATTCAAGAAGCTTATTAAACAAAAACTTTGTGAACCTTATGTAGTTACTTACAACACAATGATTAAAGGGCTTTGCAAGTTCGGTAATAACGTTACAGCAGTTGCTTTGCTCAGGCTAATGGAACAAACAAACTGCAAGCCTGATATTTTTACATATAACACCATCATTGATAGTCTTTTCAAGGATAAAATGATAGATGACGCTTTCAAGCTCTTTAAAGAAATGGTATCTTACAAAGGTATTCTACCAGATGTCATCACCTACAACTCTTTAATTTGTGGTCTTTGTAAATTAGGTCGTTGGGATGAGGCCTCAAAGCTGCTAAAAGAAATGGAGGATGAGAACATTTCTCCGGATGTGCAAACCTTTAATGTATTAGCTGATGCATTTTGCAAGGAAGGTAAAGTAGAAGAAGCTGAGGCTGTTATCAACATCATGGTTGCGAGAGGTAAGGCTCCAGATTTAGTGACATACAACTCACTTATTGATGGTTACTGTCTGCGAGGTGAAATGATTAAAGCAAGGGAGATTTTTGATTCCATTACACATAGAGGCCTCGTTCCTGATGTTGTTACTTACAATAGCTTATTGAATGGGTATTGCAAGAATCGGAATATAGAAGAGGCAATGCAAATGTTTCCTCAAATGACCAGACAAGGTTTAAAACCCAATGTGGTCACTTACAACACCATGTTACAAGGATTGTTTCAGGTTGGGCGTTGTGTAGATGCACACAAACTCTTCGATGAGATGCATGCACAAGGCCTAATTCCAGACCAATGCACGTATCGAATAATCTTAGAGGGCCTTTGCAACAACCGTCAAGCAGAAGAGGCTCTCTCTTTGTTTCATTTGTTGGGTGATTCAAAACTTAATTCTGATATCGTTGTGTACAATATCCTCATTGATGGTGCAGGAAAATATGGGAAAGTGGATATTGCGAGGGTTCTTTTCCAAGGTCTAATTGATAAAGGCTTGCAACCTAATGTTCGTACATGCACTGTGATGATAAGTGGTTTTTGTCAGGAAGGTCTATTGGGGGAAGCCAAGTTGTTGTTTCTTAAAATGGATGAGAGTGGCTGCCCGCCAAATGATGTTACTTACCGTGTTCTTCTCCAAGGATATCTAAAGAACCAGCACTATGATGATGTGGTGATGCTTTTACAGGAAATGGATGATAGAGGTTACACACTTGATGCGTCAACTTTAACATTATTAATAGATCAGATCGCAGCTGGTTCACTAGATAGGAGTATGCTAAAGTTGTTCGGTAAGCTTGTGCCAAAAGAATTAATGGACGATCCTAGCTTATGCGACTGGGAGT CTGTAACTCCGTTAAGTCAG GATAAAATGATGGATGATGCTTTCAAGCTCTTTAAAGAAATGGTATTTGAAAAAGGAATTTTACCAAATGTCATTACCTACACCTCTGTAATTCATGGCCTTTGTAACTTAGGTCGTTGGGATGAGGCCTCAAAGCTGCTAGAAGAAATGGAGGATGATTTCTCCAGATGTACGTACCTTTAG
- the LOC110930972 gene encoding uncharacterized protein LOC110930972 has protein sequence MADYFAENPVYTDEMFRRRFRMSRRLFLRIANDLANYDPFFTLRWDATELHERVYQFCKGVVKLYNTKYLRRPTKNDIIKLYQAQESKHGFPGMLGSIDCMHWPWRNCPNAWRGHFTRGDHGHPTLILKAVASNDLWVWHAFFGVPGSDNDINVLGQSDVFNDIINGTGPDSRFSVSGVEYKHGYYLADGIYPTYTAIVKTIPYLEDEKKKEICKMSRICYERC, from the exons ATGGCCGATTACTTTGCCGAAAACCCGGTATACACAGATgaaatgtttaggcgtcgtttccgaATGAGCCGTCGTCTTTTCTTACGTATAGCCAACGATTTGGCTAATTATGACCCATTTTTCACATTAAGATGGGATGCTACAG AACTTCACGAGAGAGTTTATCAATTTTGCAAAGGGGTGGTCAAGCTATACAACACAAAGTACTTACGGAGGCCAACAAAGAATGATATCATCAAGTTGTACCAGGCACAGGAAAGTAAACATGGTTTTCCTGGAATGCTTGGTAGCATAGATTGTATGCATTGGCCTTGGCGTAATTGCCCTAATGCATGGCGAGGTCATTTTACTCGTGGTGATCATGGTCATCCCACATTAATTCTAAAAGCCGTGGCATCAAATGATCTTTGGGTTTGGCATGCTTTCTTTGGTGTTCCTGGTTCGGATAACGACATTAACGTTCTTGGTCAGTCAGATGTTTTCAATGATATCATTAATGGTACGGGGCCTGATTCTAGGTTTTCGGTTTCAGGAGTAGAATATAAGCACGGGTATTATCTAGCTGATGGAATATACCCAACATACACGGCGATTGTTAAAACTATACCGTATCTAGAAGatgaaaaaaagaaagaaatttgcaAAATGTCAAGAATCTGCTATGAAAGATGTTGA